A region from the Halosolutus gelatinilyticus genome encodes:
- a CDS encoding tRNA-dihydrouridine synthase encodes MFTPPLALASLSGEADAGWARAGAAHAGAAFLGGIALDDDAREAARKLVARDRNEFLPADPLRFVDRQLVALADAEIQPAFNVRSTTPEPIVEAARVCRDRDAFLEINAHCRQDELCAVGCGETLLRDEPRLREFVERAADTGATVGVKVRAEVLGVDLPALARTIEDAGASFVHVDAMDSESVIADVAEASDLFVIANNGVRDDATVREYADYGADAVSVGRPSDNPAVLERVREAVDRRLGSAFELDAGTR; translated from the coding sequence ATGTTCACGCCACCGCTCGCCCTCGCGAGTCTCAGCGGCGAGGCGGACGCCGGCTGGGCCCGCGCGGGCGCCGCCCACGCCGGCGCCGCGTTCCTCGGCGGCATCGCGCTCGACGACGACGCGAGAGAGGCTGCTCGAAAGCTCGTCGCCCGCGATCGAAACGAGTTCCTTCCGGCCGATCCGCTCCGGTTCGTCGATCGACAACTGGTCGCGCTCGCCGACGCCGAGATCCAGCCAGCGTTCAACGTCCGGAGTACGACGCCCGAGCCGATAGTCGAGGCCGCGCGGGTCTGTCGCGACCGGGACGCCTTCCTCGAGATCAACGCCCACTGCCGCCAGGACGAACTCTGCGCCGTCGGCTGCGGCGAGACGCTCCTTCGGGACGAACCTCGGCTTCGGGAGTTCGTCGAACGAGCGGCCGACACCGGCGCGACGGTCGGCGTCAAGGTCCGCGCGGAGGTTCTCGGCGTCGACCTGCCGGCGCTCGCGCGGACGATCGAGGACGCGGGCGCCTCGTTCGTCCACGTCGACGCGATGGACAGCGAGTCGGTGATCGCCGACGTCGCCGAGGCGAGCGACCTGTTCGTGATCGCCAACAACGGCGTTCGCGACGACGCGACCGTTCGGGAGTACGCCGACTACGGCGCCGACGCCGTCAGCGTCGGGCGGCCGAGCGACAACCCGGCCGTGCTCGAACGGGTGCGCGAGGCCGTCGATCGGCGGCTTGGATCGGCCTTCGAACTCGACGCCGGAACGCGCTAA
- the cofD gene encoding 2-phospho-L-lactate transferase: MVTFLSGGTGTPKLLDGAAAAFSPEETTVVANTGDDIELGGLFVSPDVDTLLFQGGGVLDRETWWGINGDTHRTNSALMDVAAAADLPDGPQYLSAEAQTAGRELARWRRFSGIAEFMTIGDRDRAVHITRTSLLDQGFTLSEATRRLADAFGLTIDILPMSDDPVASLIHTDRGMMHFQEFWVGHGGEPTVENVEFRGSSRAEPAPGVLEALEETVVIGPSNPVTSIGPMLALPGVAKALSRTPVVAVSPFLGDDVFSGPAKDLMEAVNAEPNTNGLATAYPFADAFVIDDDDPTEFDRPTVRTDIRIDSPEDAARVVNAIDDAIDLVS; the protein is encoded by the coding sequence ATGGTTACCTTCCTCTCCGGGGGCACCGGGACACCGAAGTTATTAGACGGTGCTGCGGCCGCATTTTCGCCGGAGGAGACAACCGTCGTCGCCAATACGGGCGATGACATCGAACTCGGCGGGCTCTTCGTCTCGCCCGACGTCGACACGCTGCTCTTCCAGGGCGGCGGCGTCCTCGATCGGGAGACGTGGTGGGGTATCAACGGCGACACGCACCGGACCAACTCGGCGCTGATGGACGTCGCCGCGGCCGCGGACCTCCCCGACGGCCCGCAGTACCTCTCAGCGGAGGCGCAGACCGCGGGCAGGGAACTCGCGCGCTGGCGGCGCTTCTCCGGTATCGCGGAGTTCATGACGATCGGCGATCGCGACCGGGCCGTTCACATCACCCGGACGAGCCTCCTCGATCAGGGATTCACGCTGAGCGAGGCTACCCGACGCCTGGCCGACGCGTTCGGGCTGACGATCGACATCCTGCCGATGAGCGACGATCCCGTGGCCAGTCTGATCCACACCGATCGGGGGATGATGCATTTTCAGGAGTTCTGGGTGGGCCACGGGGGCGAGCCGACCGTCGAGAACGTCGAGTTCCGCGGCTCCTCCCGGGCCGAACCCGCGCCGGGCGTGCTCGAGGCGCTCGAGGAGACGGTCGTTATCGGTCCGTCGAACCCCGTCACGAGCATCGGACCGATGCTCGCGCTGCCGGGGGTCGCGAAGGCTCTCAGTCGGACTCCCGTCGTCGCCGTCTCGCCGTTTCTCGGGGACGACGTCTTCTCCGGCCCGGCCAAGGACCTCATGGAGGCCGTCAACGCGGAGCCGAACACGAACGGGCTGGCGACCGCCTACCCGTTCGCGGACGCGTTCGTCATCGACGACGACGATCCCACCGAGTTCGATCGGCCGACGGTCCGGACAGATATCCGGATCGACTCCCCCGAGGACGCCGCGCGGGTCGTGAACGCGATCGACGACGCGATCGACCTCGTCTCCTGA
- a CDS encoding response regulator produces the protein MGLPSTRGYSYDILLIESDPADARRFRKSFEALDAPNTLHVTSDAADALEFVRRNGEFSDEMKPDLVLLDPDVPEGDGYELLTALKADPIPVIVIARTDEPAKVEESYRRYANAYLVKPTDRDRFDDLVRQIGSFWLGVAKLPGTSTRSGYR, from the coding sequence ATGGGTCTTCCCTCCACCCGCGGGTATTCGTACGATATTCTGTTGATCGAATCGGATCCCGCCGACGCGCGGCGATTTCGGAAGTCGTTCGAGGCGCTCGACGCGCCGAACACGCTTCACGTGACGTCCGACGCGGCGGATGCGCTCGAGTTCGTTCGTCGGAACGGCGAGTTCTCGGACGAGATGAAACCGGATCTCGTCTTGCTCGACCCCGACGTTCCGGAGGGTGACGGCTACGAACTCCTCACGGCGCTCAAGGCCGATCCGATCCCCGTGATCGTGATCGCGCGGACGGACGAACCGGCGAAGGTGGAAGAGTCGTACCGTCGCTACGCGAACGCCTATCTCGTGAAGCCGACCGATCGGGACCGGTTCGACGACCTCGTTCGACAGATCGGCTCGTTCTGGCTCGGCGTCGCGAAGCTCCCGGGAACGTCGACGCGGTCCGGCTACCGCTGA
- the ligA gene encoding ATP-dependent DNA ligase LigA codes for MEFATFADRAAAIEAEPADLEIVDRVTALLVDAGDDLEIIARFVQGRVFPAWESTTLDIGPTTCYEAIARAAGTNVDADDVEDRLAELGEIGDVAASYEFGGQQGLGAFTGGGADGNDGGSGDLTVREVHETLTDLATTEGAGSQDRKVDLLFGLFNRCSSEEARYLARLVLSEMRIGVGEGTVRDAIAAAFDAPADRVERALQVSNDYGEVARIARDEGVEGLDATDLELGRPVQAMLAQAGTVTDALEEWDEAAVEWKYDGARVQLHHDPGAAADPKSDTEDSASPAADPDATGETRVFSRNMEEVTDALPEVVEFADAHLDRPAILDGEVVAIDDDGAPLPFQEVLKRFRRKHDVAKVREDVTVRPVFFDCLHVDGDDLLDEPLTTRHDRLEAVLTEEPDQDPEDVPALSLLWLTGDPDEIESIDADALEAGHEGIMLKNPDSAYSPGRRGKNWRKRKPDVETLDCVVTGAEWGEGRRATYLGTFELSVRDGDDLETIGKVATGITDEKLAELTDLLEPHVAAESGQEVELEPAIVFEVGYEEIQTSPTYSSGYALRFPRFVGVRHDKNPEDAETIDRVERLRGR; via the coding sequence ATGGAGTTCGCCACGTTCGCCGATCGCGCCGCCGCGATCGAAGCCGAGCCCGCCGACCTCGAGATCGTCGACCGCGTGACCGCCCTGCTCGTCGACGCGGGCGACGATCTGGAGATCATCGCGCGGTTCGTTCAGGGGCGAGTGTTCCCGGCGTGGGAGTCGACGACGCTCGATATCGGCCCGACCACGTGTTACGAGGCGATCGCCCGCGCCGCCGGAACGAACGTGGACGCCGACGACGTCGAGGATCGGCTCGCGGAGCTGGGCGAGATCGGCGACGTGGCGGCAAGCTACGAGTTCGGCGGTCAGCAGGGACTGGGCGCCTTCACCGGCGGCGGGGCCGACGGGAACGACGGCGGCTCCGGCGACCTCACCGTCCGCGAGGTCCACGAGACGCTGACCGACCTCGCGACGACCGAGGGCGCGGGCAGCCAGGATCGCAAGGTCGACCTCCTGTTCGGCCTCTTCAACCGGTGTTCGAGCGAGGAGGCGCGCTACCTCGCCCGACTCGTTCTCTCGGAGATGCGCATCGGTGTCGGAGAGGGTACGGTTAGGGACGCGATCGCCGCGGCGTTCGACGCGCCCGCCGATCGGGTCGAACGCGCTCTCCAGGTGTCGAACGATTACGGGGAGGTGGCCAGAATCGCTCGCGACGAGGGCGTCGAGGGGCTCGACGCGACGGACCTCGAACTCGGGCGGCCGGTTCAGGCGATGCTCGCGCAAGCCGGGACCGTGACCGACGCACTCGAGGAGTGGGACGAGGCGGCCGTCGAATGGAAGTACGACGGGGCGAGGGTGCAGTTGCACCACGATCCGGGTGCCGCCGCGGATCCGAAGTCCGATACCGAGGATTCGGCGTCGCCCGCCGCGGATCCGGACGCGACCGGCGAGACGCGCGTCTTCTCCCGCAACATGGAGGAGGTCACGGACGCGCTCCCGGAGGTCGTCGAGTTCGCCGACGCCCACCTCGATCGGCCTGCGATCCTCGACGGGGAGGTCGTCGCGATCGACGACGACGGGGCGCCGCTGCCGTTCCAGGAGGTCTTAAAGCGATTCCGGCGCAAACACGACGTCGCGAAAGTCCGCGAGGACGTCACCGTCAGGCCGGTCTTCTTCGACTGTCTACACGTCGACGGGGACGACCTGCTCGACGAACCCCTCACGACCCGACACGATCGGCTCGAGGCGGTTCTCACAGAGGAACCCGACCAGGACCCCGAGGACGTCCCGGCGCTCTCGCTGCTGTGGCTCACCGGCGACCCCGACGAGATCGAGTCGATCGACGCCGACGCGCTCGAGGCGGGCCACGAGGGAATCATGCTCAAAAATCCCGATTCCGCCTACTCGCCGGGCCGGCGGGGGAAGAACTGGCGAAAGCGCAAGCCAGACGTCGAGACGCTCGACTGCGTCGTCACCGGCGCCGAGTGGGGCGAGGGCCGGCGCGCAACCTACCTCGGCACGTTCGAACTCTCGGTTCGCGACGGGGACGACCTGGAGACGATCGGCAAAGTCGCGACCGGTATCACGGACGAGAAACTCGCCGAGTTGACCGACCTGCTCGAGCCGCACGTCGCCGCGGAATCCGGCCAGGAGGTCGAACTCGAACCCGCGATCGTCTTCGAGGTCGGCTACGAGGAGATCCAGACCTCGCCGACCTACTCGTCGGGGTACGCGCTTCGATTCCCGCGTTTTGTGGGCGTCCGCCACGACAAGAACCCCGAAGACGCGGAGACGATCGATCGGGTCGAACGGCTTCGAGGCCGATAG
- a CDS encoding glycosyltransferase family 39 protein gives MSQPPTADTDGERPWDRSPGGVSIELYPIAVLTAALRLFRLGAESYWLDEVVSVTLVTSNTPYELLVSVPGNDPHPPLYFLLLSGWMAIFGTSESAARLLSALVGVATVLVLYAIGRRLFDREVGAIAAALVAVSPFHVWYSQEVRMYNLLALLTALSFYWFVRIHRERADETDVRDDIWYVVATVLLGYTHVFGLFAILAQNLYVFSRPVVRIVPRSRLTLRRWIALQGITALLLSPWLVRLFRRTMVAHAGETSNVSWIPLPTAETVRQTFAAYLGGYLFGESLPILVSLVVAACLVLALSGDRWTTARNRGAAESDRGAASSDRGTAAATDHGDVPVNGVYAVVLWFVVPILVPIAVSHVVAPIFVDRYSIGASLAFFLLIAIGVRTLSRPTLRYVIVGVLLVGLVAPLPTYYEEDQKEQWREAAAAVESNVDGDDVVLVSRPFAEGPFSFYFDRSNATVVRIDSDASVDEIRASVDGYDDVWVVLSYTDSSTEQRILEAVAERPDYRGPVAEKRYNGITVFGFERTSSNG, from the coding sequence ATGTCGCAGCCCCCGACGGCCGATACGGACGGGGAACGACCCTGGGATCGTTCGCCGGGGGGCGTCTCGATCGAACTGTATCCGATCGCGGTCCTCACGGCCGCGCTCCGGCTGTTCCGATTGGGGGCCGAGAGTTACTGGCTCGACGAGGTCGTCTCGGTGACGCTCGTCACGTCGAACACGCCGTACGAACTCCTGGTCAGCGTACCGGGGAACGATCCCCACCCGCCGCTGTACTTTCTCCTCCTTTCGGGCTGGATGGCGATCTTCGGAACGAGCGAATCGGCCGCGCGACTACTGTCGGCCCTCGTCGGTGTCGCCACCGTACTCGTCCTCTACGCGATCGGTCGGCGGCTCTTCGATCGAGAAGTCGGGGCGATCGCGGCAGCGCTCGTCGCCGTCTCGCCGTTTCACGTCTGGTACTCCCAGGAGGTTCGAATGTACAACCTGCTCGCGCTGCTGACCGCGCTCTCGTTCTACTGGTTCGTGCGGATCCACCGAGAGAGAGCGGACGAAACCGACGTTCGAGACGACATCTGGTACGTCGTCGCCACGGTTCTGCTCGGCTACACGCACGTCTTCGGATTGTTCGCGATCCTCGCCCAGAACCTGTACGTCTTCTCTCGGCCCGTCGTCCGGATCGTCCCCCGTTCGCGGCTGACGCTCCGGCGCTGGATCGCTCTCCAGGGGATCACCGCGCTACTGCTCTCCCCATGGCTAGTGCGGTTGTTCCGCCGGACAATGGTGGCGCACGCCGGCGAAACGAGCAACGTCTCGTGGATTCCGCTGCCGACGGCCGAGACCGTCAGGCAGACGTTCGCCGCGTACCTCGGCGGCTACCTGTTCGGCGAGTCGCTCCCGATCCTCGTCTCGCTCGTCGTCGCGGCGTGTCTCGTGCTCGCACTCTCGGGCGACCGCTGGACAACGGCGCGGAATCGCGGTGCAGCGGAATCCGATCGCGGTGCGGCGTCGAGCGACCGCGGAACAGCGGCGGCGACCGATCACGGGGATGTGCCGGTAAACGGCGTCTACGCGGTCGTTCTCTGGTTCGTCGTGCCGATACTCGTCCCGATCGCCGTCTCGCACGTCGTCGCGCCGATCTTCGTGGATCGCTACTCGATCGGGGCGTCGCTGGCGTTTTTCCTCCTGATCGCGATCGGCGTGCGGACGCTCTCCCGCCCGACGCTTCGGTACGTGATCGTTGGAGTGCTTCTCGTCGGACTCGTGGCGCCGCTCCCGACGTACTACGAGGAGGACCAGAAAGAGCAGTGGCGAGAGGCCGCCGCCGCCGTCGAGTCGAACGTCGACGGCGACGACGTCGTCCTCGTCAGCAGACCGTTCGCGGAGGGGCCGTTCAGCTTCTACTTCGATCGGTCGAACGCGACCGTCGTCCGGATCGACTCCGACGCGTCGGTCGACGAGATACGGGCGTCCGTCGACGGCTACGACGACGTCTGGGTCGTGCTCTCGTACACCGATTCGTCGACTGAGCAGCGGATTCTCGAGGCCGTGGCCGAGCGGCCCGACTACCGCGGTCCGGTTGCGGAGAAGCGGTACAACGGGATCACGGTGTTCGGGTTCGAACGGACCTCGAGCAACGGGTGA
- a CDS encoding NAD(P)-dependent oxidoreductase: MVETDQEASRERRYDSVIVTGGTGFLGLHACQYFRDRGWDVTAFDLKPFDDEDDTAGIGFVRGDVRDEERVADAIEAADADVIVHSAAALPLWDDDVIREVTVDGTRSVLWAARDHGVDRVVYVSSTAVYGTHDAHPITEKSPLDGVGPYGEAKIEAEKVCEDFRRMGMCVPILRPKTFVGPQRLGVFQILFDWVEDGANVPLVGWGTNQYQLLHVDDLVRAIGLLTDVDADAANETYNVGATEFETMKSDFQAVIDEAGTGKRVIGTPALLAVLALRVLNALDLSPLYPWVYETAHEDSYVSVEKLRELGWEPEYSNEEALVDTYRWYLENYEERGDRTGRDHRVAWDQGALKLAKFAFKRI, encoded by the coding sequence ATGGTCGAGACGGACCAAGAGGCGTCCCGAGAGCGACGGTACGACTCCGTGATCGTTACGGGCGGAACCGGGTTTCTGGGTCTCCACGCGTGTCAGTACTTCCGCGACCGAGGGTGGGACGTCACCGCCTTCGACCTGAAACCGTTCGACGACGAGGACGACACGGCGGGGATCGGCTTCGTCCGTGGCGACGTGCGGGACGAAGAGCGGGTCGCGGACGCGATCGAAGCGGCCGACGCGGACGTGATCGTTCACAGCGCGGCCGCGCTCCCGCTGTGGGACGACGACGTGATCCGGGAGGTGACGGTCGACGGGACGCGGTCCGTGCTGTGGGCGGCCCGCGACCACGGCGTCGATCGCGTGGTGTACGTCTCGTCGACGGCCGTCTACGGAACCCACGACGCCCATCCGATAACCGAGAAGTCCCCGCTGGACGGCGTCGGGCCGTACGGAGAGGCGAAGATCGAGGCCGAAAAGGTCTGCGAGGACTTCCGGCGGATGGGGATGTGCGTTCCGATCCTCCGTCCGAAAACGTTCGTCGGCCCGCAACGGCTCGGCGTCTTCCAGATCCTCTTCGATTGGGTCGAGGACGGCGCGAACGTGCCGCTCGTCGGCTGGGGAACCAACCAGTATCAGCTCCTGCACGTGGACGATCTCGTGCGAGCGATCGGGTTGCTGACCGACGTCGACGCGGACGCGGCGAACGAGACGTACAACGTGGGTGCGACGGAGTTCGAGACGATGAAATCGGACTTCCAGGCGGTGATCGACGAGGCCGGAACGGGCAAGCGCGTGATCGGGACGCCGGCTCTCCTGGCAGTGCTCGCGCTCCGCGTCCTGAACGCGCTCGATCTCTCGCCGCTGTACCCGTGGGTGTACGAGACCGCCCACGAGGATTCGTACGTCTCCGTCGAGAAACTGCGCGAACTCGGGTGGGAGCCCGAGTACTCGAACGAGGAGGCCCTGGTCGACACGTACCGGTGGTACCTGGAGAACTACGAGGAGCGGGGCGATCGGACGGGGCGAGATCACCGCGTCGCGTGGGATCAGGGCGCCCTGAAGCTGGCCAAATTCGCCTTCAAGCGGATTTGA
- a CDS encoding UbiA prenyltransferase family protein, giving the protein MAESSRTITPVPTVTGLLREIRPWQWYKQGVMFLGIVFSKNLLDLDAWINLLVGVAAFTAIAGAAYIFNDINDLEEDQKHPEKRHRPIASGQVSVPVGAAFGLLLAAIGFGAAYSLGPLFLGVLLAYLSQNVLYSLYLKRIVFVDVLIVAIGFVLRAIAGVVAIDVYLSPWLIVSTFLLALVLALGKRRHELEITTDPGETRRVLGAYSENDVDQLLVMTMSTLLMAYSLYTFFRTNSAMMVTLPLAFFGVFRYHHLVHTTGIAGQPKYLLTDGPSIANLLLWIGLVVAVLYDLPSVAIEVIR; this is encoded by the coding sequence ATGGCCGAGTCTTCACGTACGATAACCCCGGTACCCACGGTCACCGGATTACTTCGGGAAATTCGGCCGTGGCAGTGGTACAAGCAAGGGGTAATGTTCCTCGGCATCGTCTTTTCGAAGAACCTCCTCGACCTCGACGCGTGGATCAACCTGCTCGTCGGCGTCGCGGCCTTTACCGCCATCGCGGGCGCGGCGTACATTTTCAACGACATCAACGATCTCGAAGAGGATCAGAAGCACCCGGAGAAACGACACCGACCCATCGCCAGCGGACAGGTTTCCGTTCCGGTCGGCGCCGCCTTCGGACTCCTCCTCGCCGCGATCGGTTTCGGAGCAGCCTACAGTCTCGGCCCGCTGTTTCTCGGCGTTCTGCTCGCCTATCTCAGTCAGAACGTCCTCTACTCGCTGTACCTGAAGCGGATCGTGTTCGTCGACGTGCTGATCGTCGCCATCGGGTTCGTGCTCCGCGCGATCGCCGGCGTCGTCGCCATCGACGTCTACCTGAGTCCGTGGCTTATCGTGAGCACGTTCCTCCTCGCGCTCGTTCTCGCGCTCGGAAAACGCCGCCACGAACTGGAGATCACGACCGATCCAGGGGAGACCAGGCGGGTTCTTGGGGCGTATTCCGAGAACGACGTCGATCAACTGCTCGTAATGACCATGTCGACGCTGTTGATGGCCTATTCCCTGTACACGTTCTTTCGCACCAATTCCGCGATGATGGTGACCCTTCCCCTCGCGTTCTTCGGCGTGTTTCGCTACCACCACCTCGTCCACACGACGGGTATCGCCGGCCAGCCCAAGTACCTCCTCACGGACGGTCCGTCGATCGCGAATCTCCTCCTGTGGATCGGCCTGGTCGTCGCCGTCCTCTACGATCTGCCGTCGGTCGCGATCGAGGTGATTCGGTGA
- a CDS encoding PHP domain-containing protein — translation MRRYDLQVHTDVSPCSRNSPRDVVDAALDAGLDGIAITDHDTLDGYEAVAALAPDDLAVIPGVEVTTTQGHLLALNVSEVPPMADPLAVIDRVHDQGGLAILSHPFDSLREHYTADLEAIAKRVDGVEATNSRCVLPRFNRRARSFAESHGLAITGGSDAHFPMEVGRACTISDRPVLEAIRARATRTDGRGGYVSGHVATKLSDALSLLDV, via the coding sequence GTGAGACGGTACGATCTGCAGGTTCACACCGACGTCTCCCCCTGCTCGCGAAATTCGCCCCGTGACGTGGTCGACGCGGCGCTGGACGCCGGCCTGGACGGCATCGCGATCACCGATCACGACACCCTCGACGGCTACGAAGCGGTGGCCGCCCTCGCCCCCGACGACCTCGCCGTGATTCCCGGCGTCGAGGTAACGACGACGCAGGGCCATCTGCTCGCGCTGAACGTGAGCGAGGTGCCGCCGATGGCCGATCCCCTCGCCGTGATCGACCGCGTCCACGACCAGGGCGGACTCGCGATTCTCTCGCACCCCTTCGACAGCCTCCGCGAACACTACACCGCCGATCTCGAAGCGATCGCGAAGCGCGTCGACGGCGTCGAGGCGACGAACTCGCGGTGCGTGCTCCCGCGGTTCAACCGTCGAGCGCGATCGTTCGCGGAGAGCCACGGCCTCGCGATCACCGGCGGGAGCGACGCGCACTTTCCGATGGAAGTCGGGCGGGCCTGCACGATCAGCGATCGGCCCGTTCTGGAGGCAATTCGTGCGCGCGCGACACGAACCGACGGACGCGGCGGCTACGTGTCGGGACACGTCGCCACCAAACTCTCGGACGCCCTCTCGCTGCTGGACGTATGA
- a CDS encoding lysylphosphatidylglycerol synthase transmembrane domain-containing protein: protein MSGLDRARTVVRRHGLWLTAILTVAIFFGLFAFGEADAVSEAILSLERWRIGTVFALVTVGYGVRFLKWEYYLRELGVDVPIGTSLLVFISGLMMTVTPGKAGEVWKAWFLRDLRGVSVNRTASVVGAERVTDLLALAAFAFLGAAVYEQSPTTLLVVTAIFLGGLALLRWRTACLRILGGLESVPLVGAYADDVREFYENSYALLRPRPLVVAVSISLVAWGLEGVALWIVLDGFAPGGSVLLALFVFGLGSIVGAASLLPGGLAATEASMVGTLVVLGYSRTVAVSATLVIRVGTLWYGAALGTTVFVCYRYLRERRESAEALR from the coding sequence ATGAGCGGGCTCGATCGGGCGCGGACCGTCGTTCGACGACACGGCCTGTGGCTCACGGCGATCCTGACGGTCGCCATCTTCTTCGGCCTCTTCGCGTTCGGCGAGGCGGACGCGGTCAGCGAGGCGATCCTCTCCCTCGAACGGTGGCGGATCGGCACCGTGTTCGCGCTCGTAACCGTCGGCTACGGCGTTCGGTTTCTCAAGTGGGAGTACTACCTCCGCGAACTCGGCGTCGACGTCCCGATCGGCACGAGCCTGCTGGTGTTCATCAGCGGATTGATGATGACCGTCACGCCGGGCAAGGCCGGCGAAGTGTGGAAAGCGTGGTTTCTGCGCGATCTTCGCGGCGTATCCGTGAACCGGACGGCGTCGGTCGTCGGCGCGGAACGCGTCACCGACCTGTTGGCCCTCGCCGCGTTCGCCTTCCTCGGGGCGGCCGTGTACGAACAGTCACCGACGACGCTGCTCGTCGTCACGGCGATCTTCCTCGGCGGACTGGCCCTTCTCCGGTGGCGAACCGCCTGCCTTCGGATCTTGGGAGGACTGGAGTCGGTGCCGCTCGTCGGGGCCTACGCCGACGACGTCAGGGAGTTCTACGAGAATTCGTACGCGCTCCTTCGACCCCGCCCGCTGGTCGTCGCAGTGAGCATCAGCCTCGTCGCGTGGGGCCTCGAAGGCGTCGCGCTGTGGATCGTGTTGGACGGGTTTGCGCCGGGCGGGTCGGTCCTGCTGGCGCTGTTCGTGTTCGGCCTCGGATCGATCGTCGGCGCGGCGAGTCTGTTACCGGGCGGACTGGCCGCCACCGAGGCCAGCATGGTCGGAACGCTCGTCGTGCTCGGCTACTCGCGCACGGTCGCCGTTAGCGCGACGTTGGTCATCCGGGTCGGGACGCTATGGTACGGCGCCGCGTTGGGAACGACCGTGTTCGTCTGCTACCGGTACCTCCGGGAGCGGCGCGAATCCGCCGAAGCGCTTCGATGA
- the hisC gene encoding histidinol-phosphate transaminase: MQPRDLSDHIAYEAGRGIEEVARELKRDPSEFVKLASNENPHGPSPAAAVALRDAAGTVNSYPKAAHADLTSAVADRWDVADEQVWLANGGDGAIDYLHRATLEPGDDVLVPEPGFAYYGMSARFHHGDVRTYALERANDFAQDAATVLERYDDERIVWLTSPHNPTGSTIALEEIERLADETADETLLVVDEAYGEFADVNSAVSLIEGRDGFDARDDVAVLRTFSKAYGLAGVRLGYAIVPDEWADAYARVNTPFAASELACRAGLAAVGDREHVDRTVETAIDAREYLREHVDAHVWPSEGNFVLVDVGDASAVAEELQERGVIVRDCSSFGLPGCVRITCGTEAETERAVETLNAALADLDVDPDEASADSEGERDAAPESSANAEVPDT, encoded by the coding sequence ATGCAACCGCGCGACCTGTCCGATCACATCGCTTACGAGGCGGGTCGAGGCATCGAGGAGGTCGCCCGCGAACTCAAGCGCGATCCCTCGGAGTTCGTCAAACTCGCCTCGAACGAGAACCCGCACGGCCCCTCGCCCGCGGCCGCCGTGGCCCTCCGCGACGCCGCCGGGACCGTCAACTCGTACCCGAAAGCCGCCCACGCCGACCTCACGAGCGCCGTCGCCGATCGCTGGGACGTCGCCGACGAGCAGGTGTGGCTCGCCAACGGCGGCGACGGGGCGATCGACTACCTCCACCGGGCGACGCTGGAGCCGGGCGACGACGTTCTCGTTCCCGAACCCGGCTTCGCCTACTACGGGATGAGCGCCCGGTTCCACCACGGCGACGTTCGCACGTACGCGCTCGAACGCGCGAACGACTTCGCCCAGGACGCCGCGACCGTCCTCGAACGGTACGACGACGAGCGGATCGTCTGGCTCACCAGCCCGCACAACCCGACCGGCTCGACGATCGCGCTCGAGGAGATCGAACGGCTGGCCGACGAAACGGCCGACGAGACGCTGCTCGTCGTCGACGAGGCCTACGGCGAGTTCGCCGACGTGAACAGCGCCGTCTCCCTGATCGAGGGTCGGGACGGCTTCGACGCCCGCGACGACGTCGCCGTCCTCCGGACGTTCTCGAAGGCCTACGGCCTCGCGGGCGTTCGCCTCGGTTACGCGATCGTTCCCGACGAGTGGGCCGACGCCTACGCCCGCGTGAACACGCCGTTCGCGGCGAGCGAACTCGCCTGCCGCGCCGGCCTCGCCGCGGTCGGCGATCGGGAACACGTCGATCGCACCGTCGAGACGGCGATCGACGCGCGCGAGTACCTGCGCGAGCACGTCGACGCACACGTCTGGCCCAGCGAGGGCAACTTCGTCCTCGTCGACGTCGGGGACGCGTCGGCGGTCGCCGAGGAGCTGCAGGAGCGAGGCGTCATCGTCCGTGACTGTTCGAGTTTCGGCCTCCCGGGCTGTGTCCGCATCACCTGCGGGACCGAGGCCGAGACCGAACGCGCCGTCGAGACGCTCAACGCCGCGCTCGCCGATCTCGACGTCGACCCTGACGAGGCGAGCGCGGATTCCGAAGGGGAGCGCGACGCCGCGCCGGAATCGAGCGCCAACGCGGAGGTGCCGGACACGTGA